A segment of the Denticeps clupeoides chromosome 2, fDenClu1.1, whole genome shotgun sequence genome:
ATCGTAGGTAAATGAGATCGGGGATCCAAACGGAAAGGTTTTAATTAAACGCTGGAAAGGCACTGAGGGAGACAAACACAGCGCTCTGTCCTCCACTTTGTGTGGCTGTGATGGAGGAACTGTGCCACTGTTGCCCTCTACTGGTTGAAAGGCGCAACTACAACATTCTCTCTGTTGGTCAAATGGAGAATCTACAGCACACGTCTTCTCTCTACCTCCCTCTGCCGGTTAAAAACAATTCACAGTACCTAATCCAGAACTGCACAGGTTTAGGCCCATAAAAAATGGTTATTCAAATTCATATATGGTCCTGTGTATGGTGCAGTGATGCAAGTGTGTAGAAATCAGGTAATCTGTTAATCCaggaaaattattaataataaggtTACAGGTCTTATAGGACCAAAAAAATTCATGTAGAACTTTTGATAGCCTGAAATTGTTTTCACTTAATGGTGTAAACAGTTTGCCATGTTCCAATGAATTTTTGAATATCTACAAACACAGATATGTCAAAACattcttttaaattattttaaagcatACAGTTTACAGCGAGAATTCTAGACACAAGAATTCATAAGAAGACATGCTTATTGAATTAGTAGTTAATAATTTAAAGTAATAATTTTTGGAATGTCCTTTACCTATATTTTCAAAAAGTACCAAATTTCAGCTTGACTGATCTTGCTTACTGAGAACACTGTTTTGTGGAAAGCTCCCCTGGAGTATGCAGGACTGGATTCTAATGGACTTGCAAAACAGAACTCGAGAGATCCTACAGCAGAAGACAGACTGACGTTTTAGGTTGAATTATTAACCGTATATCCTATAAAATTGTAATTGCACACATATAAACCTAAAATTTTCATGTATTAGTTGTTgaagttgatgtgttggaagATGTGGTTGTTTGTACCCAACGAAATGTGAACTAGCATTGGCGTCTCAGGTGCTCAAGTGTTCAGAATTCCAAGAATGTACATGGATGCTACTGCCTAACTATGTCTACGGAAACATAAGTGGGCCGGGGACTCAGTTGGTACTAGTAAAGCATTTAGATGATAAATTCCAACCAAATTAAATCACGGCAAAGCATTTCTATGAAATCGCAGCATTAAAAGAATGAAGAGAGAAAAGCAACAGTCCAGGATCACTCTGCTCAAGATTTATTTCAGTTTGTGGGTGGCTGATATAAACACTAAAGTTTCTGCTTGCTTCACTCATCTTGTGTTGGTTGGTGTGTCGATGCCGCTCTGCACGTTAGTCCTTCTTCTCCACCGGAACGGCTGTGAAATGGAAGGGGTTTGAAATCTCATGATATACTTACTACACTAATGAAGATAGCCTGAAGGGGCAAAGCACAACCAAACAAAGGAACTTTTTATACTGTCCTCTGTGACATTGTTGTCACTTTGGACAGCGGCCTTCCACCCATACCTCTTATCTCCAGTTTGCACTCCACCTCGTCCTGTCCCAGGGTATTGACGGCCCTGCATGAGTACTTCCCGCCGTCAAACATGCCCGGCTTACGGATGTTCAGCGTCAGAACGCCCTGGTTGTTCATCATCAGGTATTTGGGGTCCTCCCCCAGGATCATATTGTTTTTCATCCAAATGATCTTCGGCTGGGAGGGAGGAAGGATGATGGAAGAGGTGATGAAGAAGCCTCTTACTCCATAATcaatcatatacatttatatttatggcatttatcagacgcccttatccagagtgacttaaagtcagtaattacagggacagtccccctggagccagCTACCGTGGCGCAAGATGGTTgtaagtgcggtttgaacctgttacttTATGGTTGTCTGGTTCGGAGCTACCACCCTGAAAAGATCTCGTCTCCCCCTCTTGAACTACGAGGAATACTATTTTCCCATCGTTTCATAATTTCAGAAGCATGTGTTGGTGTGGTACCTTAGGAAAGCCTCTCACTGCGCAGCTGATCGCTGTGCTGTAGCCTGCAATGACAGACCTGTCCACTAGAGGGGTGGTGAACTTTGGCGAGCAGGACATGTCCTTCTCGGTGTAGGTCGCAGCTTTGATCTCCAGACCTGACGGCAAAGAGCGATATAACAGTGTAACATGGTCACCCTCTCAGTCTACAGCCACCCGCTGTCATATAAAGAGCTTGTGGTGGTCGTCTTCTGGTTTTTGTTTTCAGAATTCCGCGAGACCGCAGCAATTTACAGACCACGCAATTCAAAGCAGCATCATATCTCTGACTAAGCCTCTGCTGTGAAATTAAAACATCTCAAGACAACTGGGCCACTGTTAGCTTCCAACAAGCATGCTAGTCTTGTTTAGAATCTTTGCCTGACATCTGAAAGAATTATGTAATCATTAGTCTACGCAAACTTGGTCATGTCAGGAATGTTATTCAACCTGTCTACCTAGagcaaatgtgcaaatataaTAATCATCCACTGTTCTGATGGTCATTCTGATTAGATTTATTTTGATCAAATTATGTGGTCCAGGTTCTTTGATTCCTAGTCTTACTTAAAAGTGGCCAATGTTacttaaaaatgtgtgtgaaagtgatcgTTTTTGACCAtgtgcacacatcaaaatgtgtcctctgcatttaaccaatcacctttagggagcagtgggcagtcatgacaggcgcccggggaccagtgtgtggggacgataccttgattaaggggacctcagtggcacctttgtggttcggtatttgaacccccaacccttcggttacaggtctgcttccacacacacttggcaaccacacacacacacacctgttttgGGGATGAACGCTGTGTTTTTGCTGATGCAAGGCTCCTCGCTGAGGCCGCACAGGTTCTCGCTGTAGACGCGGAACATGTACTCGTTCCCCATCACCAGGTCAGACACTGTGCAGTTTGTCCTCCTGTTGTGCTCATACACGGTAAACCACTCCTACAGGAAGGGGATGGGGACATGCTCTTAGTGCCTCCTCCTCGGTGTGATGATGTAACGACTGCATCACTGTGATACTTTGTGCAATAACCTTGGTCTTCTTGTCGGCTTTCTGGATGGTGTATCCAGTGATCTCACAGTTGCCGTCGTCTTTGGGGGGCTTCCACTCCAGTGCGGCATTGAAACCCCAAACATCTGTTACTGTCACTCCAATTGGTGGTCCTGGCTTCTCTACAGTGACagtcattttaaaagtaacgtCAGGTTAATACttgcaaacatttacatttacatttacggcatttaccagacgcccttatccagagcaacttacaatcagtagttacagggacagtctccctggagcaacttagggttaagtgtcttgctcagggacacaatggtaataagcgggatttgaacctgggtcttctggttcataggcgagtgtgttacccactaggctactaccagcaaaCATTAACTCGCGGGTAAAACAAGAGGGACAGGTCATCTCTCTCACCTACAACCCGGATCTGTATGTCAGCTTTGTCCTCCATGTTCTCGATCTGCAGCACCAGTGTGTATTTGCCTGAGTGCTCTCTTTCTGCCGAGCGGATGAACAGGATGGTGTCCACGTTCGTGCTGCAGGTTCCCACCTTCTTCACGTCCACTGGCTCGCCGTCCTTCAGCCATTTGGCCACAGGACGAGGCTTTCCCTGcaggcacagcacagcacattacTGAAGGAAAATGCCCCTTCCTCCAATCAACACCCACTGcaacaaaaaatattcacacatattcacacagcAAGAAAGTAAGTTTTATCATACTGAGACACAGGTCTCTAGTAAACATTGCAGGCAGGTTAAAACAAAAGTGTGAAAGCCCAATCATGAGCAAAATGAGACCAATGTGGCACCATCCCCACCCAGCAATAAATTCTATCACGTGGGTATTATATGACTACACGGAGTACTGGGAGGCTTTTATTAGGCGCCCCCTAGGTCATATATCAAGGAAAACTTGCCCATACActaccatctacatacaaacctcaggCATACACCATACAttcttcaaaaatgtcatgtgtgatgtgtaagaaaaactatgtgaatgtgtgcatgGCATAAGTAGTATATGTGCGAGGTTTGCATGTAGATGCGTGCAGAATATATGTTGTATgtatgaggtttgtatgtagatgcaagAGGAATAAATGGTGTATGCGTtaagtttgtatgtagatgcgtgaggaatacatagtgtatgtgcgaggtcATTCTTTGCaaatgtgtgaggaatatatggtgtgtgtgtgaggtttgtatgtagatgcgtgaggaatatatgaaagtgaagtgattgtgaaacactgcagcacagcacacgtagacacatgtgtcctctgattttaacctatcaccctgagtgagcagtgggcagccatgacaggcaaccccaggcgtccggggagcagtgtgtggggacggtgctttgctcagtggcaccttggtggctcaggatccgaaccggcaaccttctgattatgggaccgcttccttaaccgctaggccaccactgccccatacaccatatatttcTCATGCATCTACCTACAAACTTAAAACATACACCATAAAttcttcaaaaatgtcatgCGTGATGTGTACGAAAAACTATGTGAACTatatatggcgtatgtgcgaggttttctCGATATATGGCCTAGGGAGTGCCTCATAGGTTTTGTATATGCACACAAACCTGGAATGGGATGACAAGGTTGATTTTTTCTCCCACCATCTTGATGTATTTAGTCCTGAGTTCACGGGGCAGTCGGATCTTAGGGTATTCTAAACAAGTAAGAGGAAGTGGATTTGAAAGGTAAAAGGGTAGAAAGGTCAAAGTTGGACTTCCAGACTGACAGCAGGGGACAGGAGGGGGGGAGAGGGGCAATTGAGTGACCCTGACCCATGATCTCGCGAACTGTGACCGGCTGGCCCAGCAGAGCAGGGGGGCTGCGACCGGCAACGTTCACTGCAATGACCCGGAAGTTCATCTTCTCTCCGGTAGGCAGATTCCGCACCACAAAACTCTGCTTCTCAATAAGATCTGTGTTGGCTGGTTTCCACTCtgtttctgcacacacacaggaagcatATCATTTCAGAAGGACAATATgcctttacattttgtcaataGCATCCATTCCATATGCAGCATTTGTTGAAACTGAACTTTGCCAGACCAATAGATGTGAACTTCCTATATAAAATATGATgagatatattttatttcatggaGGAACCTGCTTGTTTTTGCAGTATTTAAGGTaacatgttcagaaaaaaaatgacaagatgTACCTCCTTCCTTGCAGAACTCTACGATGTAGCCATCGAGCCCACCGGCTCCAATCTTCTCAGGCGCGAGCCACTTGAGTGTGCATGTGGTGTCAGTGACGTCATGCACCTGCAGACGCGTGGGCTCACTGGTTGGTGCTTTTAAATGGTCACAGAAAGGGGCGAGAGAGACCGATAAGTAATCACATTGAAAAGTACAATATATGGAGGTATAAGGAAATGATTTTGCACGTTAAGGAAATaccagatatatatataaaaatgtaaatatataataccatatatttagatatataaatattaaaatccaCCCAATTATACTccacaaatgaacaaaaccctgtgtttgtgtaggcacatgtggtgtgtgtctgctggCACACCTATAGGCATGAATGGCTTGGAGTTGAGACTGGGCTGGGAGATGCCGATGCCATTCACAGCGAAAACTCTCATCTCGTACAAAACGCCCTCAATCATGCGCTTGGCTTCGTACGTCGTCTGCTCGTACACGTCGAAGTTGAGTTTTGTCCAGCGAGACGaccctttcttctttctctccatgAGATAACCTGGAAGGTACCACAACAAATGTATTTAACCATATTAAAATTTACAAGATCACGATCATAGGTTttaattattcaaattcaaaaatctaaaccaatatttaaaaaaacgtaAAAGTGACTTTTGCTGTGAAAATGcagctttattttgcattgaATTTCAGCTAGGCTAACCTTGCTTTAAAGACAAAATGCGCTCAAATCAATTTGTATTTTGCAAGACTACTGGCTTAGGTGAGATTAGGTTTAATCAGTGTCTGTAAAATTGTCAATTATGTTTTCACAAACTAGCGCCAACATTTCTGTATGTCAATTATCATTAGCGATTGAATGATGCAGGTTTCCATACACAATGTTGGCTGATATTAGGTCAGTATGAACATCTGCACTGATGGCACAGTGCACATTGGGATACTTTTATGGGTGGCTGATATTGTACCTTTAATGGGGGCTCCCCCATCAAATGCAGGGGGTTCCCAGATGACGGTTGCACAGTCCTCTCCGACAGAGGTGCACTTTACTTTCTCAGGAGGGTCCGGGACGTCTGCAAGCAATAACAATTTTCTGATATACTATCGGCACTCTCCTTTTCAATTAATGATCAATTTTACGCCAAAGGTAGGTCAAGGGTCACATCCAGGTCATTTTTCTCTTGCAGAAAAAATGCATACATTATAgagcaaaactgaagacacaggactatgaaacaaAACACGCAATATAATAAACGGAAGAAAAATACAATAGCATTtgtgtctctccaaagcagggagttCATGCTGTGGTGGCAGCATTTAACACTCTTGggttctctccaccacctcaaACTAGACAACAGGGAAGATTTTCAACAGgttgaatttttttaacatgcttaaATGTGACAAATCTTGGGAAAATACATTCATATGCGACGTGAGAAACGAAGTGCAAGCTGCGCAGAATTTTCTGGAAATGTTTTTACCGACGATCTTGATGAAGATGTTGGCCTTGTCCTCGCCTGCGGGATTGGTGACAGTGATGTTGTAGTTGCCTTCATCCTCTCGCTCCGCCCCTTCAATCACAAAACTGCTCAGTCCGGTACGAGTTTCCACACGAATGCGACCCTCCACTGCTGTCACTGGCTGCCAGGGAAAGCATAGGCAGAAATCACCCCGGTTACATTTCCCCGCCGACATATCTGACTGTTTATAGACAAACCAGGAAAGATTCATGCCTTCATTCAGAttcttttttctatattttgtcACCTCACTGTGATGCATGTACAGAATATAGAATTTGAATTTTGCCTTTCCTCCACTACATCTTATCTCATATGCATGCTTGTGAATTACCGTTTCTCCTCTTGTCCACACGACAGTCGGGGCGGGCTCCCCTGTGATCTCGACATCCAGGCGAAGCTTGTTGCCAGCCACGACGATGATGGTGTTCTGGGAGACCATGTTGCCAGAGACATCCAGATGAATCTTAGGAGGATCTGAACATGGCAGAAAGATTCgtaatgaaagagagagagaggaatttACAGTtggaataaaaatatacattcagatagatacatagatagatggatagacagacagagagatacTCACCTTGTCTGGGCACATAGTCTACCTTGATCTCTGTGGGGAAGAGTAAATAAATGAgttaaaaatatgtaatgacAGGTCGGGTAAAGATGCTGGGAAACAAAGAACCTCCTCAGTGACAGCAAGACGATCAAATTGCCATGATTCAGTCTCTCACCCAGGAAGTTGAGTTTGGCGGAAAGCGAGAGGGCGTAGCCATCGGGAACGAATGTGTAATCGCCTGCGTCCTCCGGCTTCACGTCATCAATCATCAGGCGATGAATCCTGAAAGGCACATTCAGATGCCGCACAGTGTACAACTGCCGCTTATGAATGAACAACCGGTAGCATGTGCAGTTCTGTAACACAATGTCTATCCCGTACCTGCCAATGTGGGAGATCTTAACCCGATCACTGGGCTGAACCTCCACGCCATCTTTGAACCACTTCCCAGTGACTTTCTCATCTGACACCTCACACTTGAACACGGCCTGTTCTGCCGACTTCACCGTTAGATCAGCGATGCTCTGCAGAACTTCCAGCTCCTTCTCTACAAAACCATAACAAAGACCTGTCACCCCTACTGGCAAAAGCTACCTGTAATCATAGCTCTTAACATTTCTGAACATGGTGTTCTTTCATCTTCCACAAGTGTAGAGCTTTACTATTATATCCAATGTCaaaaacatattgaaaaaatatagtaaaaaatagATTGTAGCTGCTTAATATGATTATACTACATTTATGTAACAAGTAAAACCACTGTTTTATATGGATTTCAGATTCACAGCCATACCTTCCACTTCCAGCTCTCCCTTTGTGTGACCCCCATTGGTGTAGACGTGGTACATGGCAATGTCATCCAGGGTGGCTTCATTAATGATGAGCCAGTGGCGCTTTCCATCTTTCTTAAAGCGATACTTAGCTTTGTCATCTCTCACCAGCTCCTGATCCTCTTTAAACCTGGagataaaagcagagaacaGACAGGCTGAGGGAAGAACAAAGTATCATAACATCTATAGTGATGGTTGGATAGCAATGAAAGCAATGGCAGGTGTTCAGCAGTATGACAGCAAGGGTAATGATGGATTATGGGAGTTATAATGATATATAAATACGTATAAATACATCGAATAGACtgcatgtgacattttagaGTTAAAATGAAGAACATTGGAAATGTTATATAAATATAGCATTATAGCATTAGTAGTATGTTTTAAATTGCAGCTGCTCTCTTTAGTATAGGATATATAATGTGTTCTCCAAAATCTCATTTGGAATGTAATGGGATACGTGTAAAAGTGATATGTATTCCCAATTAATTAAAGTATTCCAAGtattaaaaatgtctgaatGCAGGATTTTAGAAAATAGTAGAGACATAACGGCAAACGTGCCACTAACCACATGACATGTGCCCCCTCCTCTGAGACCTCCACCTCAAACTCCACCCTCTCTCCCACCACCACGTGGTAATCATCAAGCAGCTTTGTTATGGTGACCGGAGGCTCTGCAGGGACAAAGACCACCTCAGATGCTCTACAGCATGACGACATTTCTATTAATTACTGCCAACATGCTTCACAAAGACATTATCCATCAGGAAACGGATAAATCTTAACTAAACCAGATGATCTTGACAAGTTCATCGACTCGCAAAAGACTTCGTCACAGCACAACTGCCAGTGCACACATTATTAATGGCCGCTATTGTGAACGAGCGCACGGTCATTAACTCGGGTTCCGGTTCCAGCAGGCCGTGTGCAGTACCTTTCACAAAGACCTCGGTGAAACTCTTCTCCGTCCCAACCACACATTCGTACGCTGCGTCGTCAGCCAAGTTACACTTGTTAATGGTAAGCATTCGGATGTTCCCATTTGTCTCCATGATatacctgcaaaaaaaattgtacatctACATTCCTCAACACATTGAAACTTTCCACACGTTTGATATGGTAAATGTTGATTATCTGTTGTGTTCTGTTCGGTCTCGATGCATGACATCATAAATTGGTTTCATTTACGATGTGTCTGTCGCTCAATGGCTATTATGCTGAAAGCAAAAACGAATTTGTGTACTTGGCCGAGGGTTTGATTTCCTGTCCGTTCTTCAACCATTTGACCTCGGCGTTGGGGTCAACCAGCTCCACCGAAAGGGTGATCTTCTTCCCTTTATCCACAGAGTATGCAGATTCCAGCCGCTTCAGGAATGctacatacagagagagagagagagagagagagagaggggtttAGCTACTCTAAATGTACTGGCACAATAGGGAAAATAACGTTATAAAAGACGTTACAGGACATCAGTCTCGCGACATTACAGAGTCTCTGTTTCGCTTCCTTCCTCTGGCTCACCATCGCTGACTTTGGGCTCGACAGCCTTCATCTTCTTTAAACGTTTCAGCATGCCTCTCAGGTCGGTGATTCCGTACTCGAAGGCAATCTTCTCGTACTCGCTTGGGTGGGCGTTCTTGAGGAGCTCCCAAACGTCTATCTGCTCCTTCTCTTCCACTGGCTTTTTCTTCCTGCAgacagttcagttcagttcagtgttGGTTAGTTAGGACCAATGTTAGTACATTAGTAACTAACATCAGTAACGTTAGTAATAAGAAGCGTAGAAGGGTATGCCTACTTCTTGGTGGCTTTGAGGAGGGCACTGAAGTCCAGCTCACCCTCATCCTCACCAGCATCCCTGCAGAGAGTTAAAGGTCATAAAATACTAGGACCACTGCATGCAAATTTCCATTCAGTTGTTGTTTAAGTGCcatgtgaaagtaaagtgattgtcattgtgatatacagcacagcacacgttgacacaacaaaacgtgtcctctgcttttaaccatcacctttggtgagcagtgggcagccatgacaggtgcctggggagcagtgtgtggagacggttttttgctcagtggcaccttggcggatcgggattcgaaccggcaaccttctgattacggggcagcttccttaaccgctaggccaccactgcccaccaatgtgctttcttttttctgtgaACTCCAGTTAGTGTGATTATATCGCTATTGTTTAAACACTTACGCCCTTTTGAAGGCAGAAAGGATGTCAGTTGGTTTCTCCTCTTCAGCAGCTGTGAGCAGAGAACTGAGTTTCAGCTTCAATACGCCATGAAGGTTTTGCAACTAATTCAGATCGTAATACTTGCTCGTTTTTCTACCGCACTTTGTGCCGTCTGCCAAGTTTTCCACaacacattattttattattctgtgttctGCATGTGAGTTACCTTCAGACATGATGGGAATAATCAATTAAAAGACACCTGGTTTAAATACCATATTGTTTTATCCcctaatgtacattttataaattacatttataatgttttaatgttactaTTATTAGccaaatgggtggtagtggcctatgaaccataaaACCCCAAAGTCACAGGAAACAGTGATGGTCCCATTTCTCCTGATCTAGTCTTACCATCACAATAGCAGAATGGAATTTTACATGTCCATAGATGTCATTTGAACTTTCAGCTCTATGCTGTGCACAGTCCTATATGGCCCACAGTCCTACCTTTAGTCTTAAACTGAACGTTATCCCTAATCTAAGTGTTGCCTAATCTAAGTGTTAgtttaaattcctttttttaaaccagaTTTTTAGTTTTAAGATGAGCCTTAGCTCTAGTCTAAATATGAATCCTGTCAATATGATTCCTGTCTTCCTGTTAAGAATTTAATAATGACCCATGTTTTACAGTATGTATACGAGTATTATATGTGCATGTGCACGGAAACTAGTGAAACCGATCCTTCTCGCTCTGGTTGCTGTGGCGTTTGATGACCTGCCAGGAGGCTGACCACACCTCTGCAGCAACCTACAAATCACAGagctgcgcgtgtgtgtgtgtgttcacttacACTCCACTGAGATCTCAAACGTGCAGCTGTCACACTTGTCTTTTGCTGTCACCTCACAGCGGTATCCACCTGCATCGCCGGGGACGACCTTCACCATCTTCATTTCGAAAGTGTAGATCTGAAATTACAAACATAGTAGTATGATGGTGGAAGGgcttgggtggggggggggggggggggggggggggtgatagGTCTACCCCTcatacactttatatatattcctatatacagtataggccaaaagttgacacaccttctcattcaacatgttttctttattttcatgaccatttacattggtagattctcactgaaggcatcaaaactatgaatgaacacatgtggagttatgtacttaacaaaggtgaaataactggaaacatgttttatattctagtttcttcaaaatagccgccctttgctctgattactgctttgcacactcttgaagtgaagtgattgtcacatgtgatacacagcagcacagcacacggtgcacacagtgaaatttgtcctctgcttttaacccatcaccctgagtgagcagtgggcagccatgaccggcgcccggggagcagtgtgtggggacggtgctttgctcagtggcacctcagtggtaccttggcggatcgggattcgaaccggcaaccttctgattacggggccgcttccttaaccgctaggccaccactgcctcttggcattctctcgatgagcttcaagaggtcgtcacctgaaatggttttccaacagtcttgaaggagttcccagaggtgtttagcacttgttggcccctttgccttcactctgcggtccagctcaccccaaaccatct
Coding sequences within it:
- the LOC114770373 gene encoding myosin-binding protein C, fast-type-like isoform X6 gives rise to the protein MPEPKEEVKEEAPPAEGEGGEERTELTGIFVEKPDNVVAIAGKDVLFVAKVDSTNLPRKPVMKWMKGKWMDLGSKAGKHLQFKETYDRNTKIYTFEMKMVKVVPGDAGGYRCEVTAKDKCDSCTFEISVESAEEEKPTDILSAFKRADAGEDEGELDFSALLKATKKKKKPVEEKEQIDVWELLKNAHPSEYEKIAFEYGITDLRGMLKRLKKMKAVEPKVSDAFLKRLESAYSVDKGKKITLSVELVDPNAEVKWLKNGQEIKPSAKYIMETNGNIRMLTINKCNLADDAAYECVVGTEKSFTEVFVKEPPVTITKLLDDYHVVVGERVEFEVEVSEEGAHVMWFKEDQELVRDDKAKYRFKKDGKRHWLIINEATLDDIAMYHVYTNGGHTKGELEVEEKELEVLQSIADLTVKSAEQAVFKCEVSDEKVTGKWFKDGVEVQPSDRVKISHIGRIHRLMIDDVKPEDAGDYTFVPDGYALSLSAKLNFLEIKVDYVPRQDPPKIHLDVSGNMVSQNTIIVVAGNKLRLDVEITGEPAPTVVWTRGETPVTAVEGRIRVETRTGLSSFVIEGAEREDEGNYNITVTNPAGEDKANIFIKIVDVPDPPEKVKCTSVGEDCATVIWEPPAFDGGAPIKGYLMERKKKGSSRWTKLNFDVYEQTTYEAKRMIEGVLYEMRVFAVNGIGISQPSLNSKPFMPIAPTSEPTRLQVHDVTDTTCTLKWLAPEKIGAGGLDGYIVEFCKEGETEWKPANTDLIEKQSFVVRNLPTGEKMNFRVIAVNVAGRSPPALLGQPVTVREIMEYPKIRLPRELRTKYIKMVGEKINLVIPFQGKPRPVAKWLKDGEPVDVKKVGTCSTNVDTILFIRSAEREHSGKYTLVLQIENMEDKADIQIRVVEKPGPPIGVTVTDVWGFNAALEWKPPKDDGNCEITGYTIQKADKKTKEWFTVYEHNRRTNCTVSDLVMGNEYMFRVYSENLCGLSEEPCISKNTAFIPKTGLEIKAATYTEKDMSCSPKFTTPLVDRSVIAGYSTAISCAVRGFPKPKIIWMKNNMILGEDPKYLMMNNQGVLTLNIRKPGMFDGGKYSCRAVNTLGQDEVECKLEIRAVPVEKKD
- the LOC114770373 gene encoding myosin-binding protein C, fast-type-like isoform X2; protein product: MPEPKEEVKEEAPPAEGEGDEERPASPGGEERTELTGIFVEKPDNVVAIAGKDVLFVAKVDSTNLPRKPVMKWMKGKWMDLGSKAGKHLQFKETYDRNTKIYTFEMKMVKVVPGDAGGYRCEVTAKDKCDSCTFEISVESAEEEKPTDILSAFKRADAGEDEGELDFSALLKATKKKKKPVEEKEQIDVWELLKNAHPSEYEKIAFEYGITDLRGMLKRLKKMKAVEPKVSDAFLKRLESAYSVDKGKKITLSVELVDPNAEVKWLKNGQEIKPSAKYIMETNGNIRMLTINKCNLADDAAYECVVGTEKSFTEVFVKEPPVTITKLLDDYHVVVGERVEFEVEVSEEGAHVMWFKEDQELVRDDKAKYRFKKDGKRHWLIINEATLDDIAMYHVYTNGGHTKGELEVEEKELEVLQSIADLTVKSAEQAVFKCEVSDEKVTGKWFKDGVEVQPSDRVKISHIGRIHRLMIDDVKPEDAGDYTFVPDGYALSLSAKLNFLEIKVDYVPRQDPPKIHLDVSGNMVSQNTIIVVAGNKLRLDVEITGEPAPTVVWTRGETPVTAVEGRIRVETRTGLSSFVIEGAEREDEGNYNITVTNPAGEDKANIFIKIVDVPDPPEKVKCTSVGEDCATVIWEPPAFDGGAPIKGYLMERKKKGSSRWTKLNFDVYEQTTYEAKRMIEGVLYEMRVFAVNGIGISQPSLNSKPFMPIAPTSEPTRLQVHDVTDTTCTLKWLAPEKIGAGGLDGYIVEFCKEGETEWKPANTDLIEKQSFVVRNLPTGEKMNFRVIAVNVAGRSPPALLGQPVTVREIMEYPKIRLPRELRTKYIKMVGEKINLVIPFQGKPRPVAKWLKDGEPVDVKKVGTCSTNVDTILFIRSAEREHSGKYTLVLQIENMEDKADIQIRVVEKPGPPIGVTVTDVWGFNAALEWKPPKDDGNCEITGYTIQKADKKTKEWFTVYEHNRRTNCTVSDLVMGNEYMFRVYSENLCGLSEEPCISKNTAFIPKTGLEIKAATYTEKDMSCSPKFTTPLVDRSVIAGYSTAISCAVRGFPKPKIIWMKNNMILGEDPKYLMMNNQGVLTLNIRKPGMFDGGKYSCRAVNTLGQDEVECKLEIRAVPVEKKD
- the LOC114770373 gene encoding myosin-binding protein C, fast-type-like isoform X5, translated to MPEPKEEVKAEEAPPAEGEGGEERTELTGIFVEKPDNVVAIAGKDVLFVAKVDSTNLPRKPVMKWMKGKWMDLGSKAGKHLQFKETYDRNTKIYTFEMKMVKVVPGDAGGYRCEVTAKDKCDSCTFEISVESAEEEKPTDILSAFKRADAGEDEGELDFSALLKATKKKKKPVEEKEQIDVWELLKNAHPSEYEKIAFEYGITDLRGMLKRLKKMKAVEPKVSDAFLKRLESAYSVDKGKKITLSVELVDPNAEVKWLKNGQEIKPSAKYIMETNGNIRMLTINKCNLADDAAYECVVGTEKSFTEVFVKEPPVTITKLLDDYHVVVGERVEFEVEVSEEGAHVMWFKEDQELVRDDKAKYRFKKDGKRHWLIINEATLDDIAMYHVYTNGGHTKGELEVEEKELEVLQSIADLTVKSAEQAVFKCEVSDEKVTGKWFKDGVEVQPSDRVKISHIGRIHRLMIDDVKPEDAGDYTFVPDGYALSLSAKLNFLEIKVDYVPRQDPPKIHLDVSGNMVSQNTIIVVAGNKLRLDVEITGEPAPTVVWTRGETPVTAVEGRIRVETRTGLSSFVIEGAEREDEGNYNITVTNPAGEDKANIFIKIVDVPDPPEKVKCTSVGEDCATVIWEPPAFDGGAPIKGYLMERKKKGSSRWTKLNFDVYEQTTYEAKRMIEGVLYEMRVFAVNGIGISQPSLNSKPFMPIAPTSEPTRLQVHDVTDTTCTLKWLAPEKIGAGGLDGYIVEFCKEGETEWKPANTDLIEKQSFVVRNLPTGEKMNFRVIAVNVAGRSPPALLGQPVTVREIMEYPKIRLPRELRTKYIKMVGEKINLVIPFQGKPRPVAKWLKDGEPVDVKKVGTCSTNVDTILFIRSAEREHSGKYTLVLQIENMEDKADIQIRVVEKPGPPIGVTVTDVWGFNAALEWKPPKDDGNCEITGYTIQKADKKTKEWFTVYEHNRRTNCTVSDLVMGNEYMFRVYSENLCGLSEEPCISKNTAFIPKTGLEIKAATYTEKDMSCSPKFTTPLVDRSVIAGYSTAISCAVRGFPKPKIIWMKNNMILGEDPKYLMMNNQGVLTLNIRKPGMFDGGKYSCRAVNTLGQDEVECKLEIRAVPVEKKD